A DNA window from Campylobacter anatolicus contains the following coding sequences:
- the gyrA gene encoding DNA gyrase subunit A has protein sequence MEENILNLNQDITAVDIEDSIKGSYLDYSMSVIIGRALPDARDGLKPVHRRILYAMNDLGVGSRSPYKKSARIVGDVIGKYHPHGDTAVYDALVRMAQDFSMRYPTVDGQGNFGSIDGDSAAAMRYTEARMTILAEELLRDIDKDTVDFIPNYDDSTLEPDVLPSRVPNLLLNGSSGIAVGMATNIPPHSLDELIDGLLLVLDNKNATLEEIMQHIKGPDFPTGGIIFGKKGIIEAYRTGRGRVKIRAKTHIEKKPNKDVIVIDELPYQTNKARLVEQIAELVKDKQIDGISEVRDESDREGIRVVIELKRDAMSDIVLNNLFKSTTMESTFGVIMLAIDNKEPKIFTLIELLKLFLNHRKTVIIRKTIFDLEKARARAHILDGLKIALDNIDAVIELIRNSADTQVARDGLMAKFGLSELQSNAILDMRLSKLTGLEREKLDNELKELMAEIARLDEILKSETLLEQIIKDELLEIKNKFKVPRVTEIVDDYDDIDIEDLIPNENMVVTITHRGYIKRVPSKQYEKQKRGGKGKVAVTTYDDDFIESFFTSNTHDTLMFVTDRGQLYWLKVYKIPEGSRTAKGKAVVNLVQLQPDEKIKAIIPTTDFDESKSLAFFTKNGIVKRTNLSEFKNIRSIGVRAINLDENDELVTALIVDNDDIEAPDMDENLKENLDNAEIMELEEIQNEIDENTEVEDTETNEKMLFIVTKKGMCLKFYVNKVRQMGRTARGVTGIKFKEPGDEVVGAAFIESNTQEILSISQKGIGKRTTADEYRLTNRGGKGVICMKLTNKTGDLIGVVMVDDEQDLMALTSSGKMIRVDMQSIRKAGRNTSGVIVVNVDGDEVVSIAKCPKEDSDDELDSDDGLELE, from the coding sequence ATGGAAGAGAATATTTTAAATTTAAACCAAGACATAACTGCAGTTGATATTGAAGATTCGATAAAGGGCAGTTATCTTGACTACTCAATGAGCGTTATCATTGGTCGTGCATTGCCTGATGCTAGAGATGGATTAAAGCCAGTTCACAGGCGAATTTTATATGCCATGAACGACCTTGGTGTAGGCTCACGTAGCCCTTATAAAAAGTCTGCTCGTATCGTGGGTGATGTCATCGGTAAGTATCATCCACACGGCGATACAGCTGTTTATGACGCACTTGTTAGGATGGCACAAGACTTCTCTATGCGTTATCCGACAGTTGATGGTCAGGGTAACTTTGGCTCTATTGATGGTGATAGTGCAGCGGCTATGCGTTATACAGAGGCTAGAATGACGATACTAGCTGAAGAGCTACTTCGTGATATAGATAAAGATACGGTGGATTTTATACCAAACTATGATGATAGCACACTTGAACCCGATGTTTTACCTAGTAGAGTACCAAATTTATTATTAAACGGTTCAAGCGGTATTGCAGTCGGTATGGCAACAAATATTCCTCCGCATAGCCTTGATGAGCTTATAGATGGACTTTTGCTTGTTCTTGATAATAAAAATGCGACCCTTGAAGAGATAATGCAGCATATCAAAGGGCCAGACTTTCCAACCGGCGGTATTATATTTGGTAAAAAGGGTATCATAGAGGCTTATCGCACAGGTCGTGGACGTGTAAAAATTAGAGCTAAAACGCATATTGAGAAAAAGCCAAACAAAGATGTGATAGTCATAGATGAGTTGCCTTATCAGACAAACAAAGCAAGGCTTGTAGAACAGATCGCCGAGCTTGTAAAAGATAAACAGATAGATGGCATAAGTGAAGTGCGTGATGAGTCTGATAGAGAGGGCATACGTGTAGTCATAGAGCTAAAACGCGATGCGATGAGCGATATCGTGCTAAATAACTTATTTAAATCAACGACTATGGAGAGCACCTTTGGCGTTATAATGCTTGCCATTGATAACAAAGAGCCCAAAATTTTTACACTTATTGAACTTTTAAAGTTATTTTTAAATCACCGCAAAACAGTTATCATCCGTAAGACTATATTTGACCTTGAAAAGGCTCGTGCAAGAGCTCATATATTAGATGGTCTTAAAATCGCACTTGATAATATCGACGCTGTTATAGAGCTTATCAGAAATAGTGCTGACACTCAGGTTGCTCGTGATGGATTGATGGCTAAATTTGGTCTTTCAGAGCTTCAGTCAAATGCTATTTTGGATATGCGTTTAAGCAAACTTACAGGACTTGAGCGTGAGAAGCTAGACAACGAGTTAAAAGAACTTATGGCTGAGATAGCAAGACTTGATGAGATTTTAAAGAGTGAAACTCTACTAGAGCAGATCATTAAAGATGAATTGCTTGAGATAAAAAATAAATTTAAAGTGCCACGTGTCACTGAGATTGTTGATGATTATGATGATATTGACATCGAAGATCTCATACCAAATGAAAATATGGTCGTTACGATAACTCATCGCGGATACATCAAGCGTGTACCAAGTAAGCAGTATGAGAAGCAAAAGCGTGGCGGTAAAGGCAAAGTAGCAGTAACAACATATGATGATGATTTTATTGAGAGCTTCTTTACCTCCAACACGCATGATACGCTTATGTTTGTAACCGACCGCGGACAGCTTTACTGGCTAAAAGTTTATAAAATTCCAGAAGGTTCAAGAACTGCAAAAGGTAAAGCGGTAGTAAATTTAGTCCAACTTCAGCCTGATGAGAAGATAAAGGCTATCATTCCTACGACTGATTTTGATGAGAGTAAATCGTTAGCATTTTTCACTAAAAATGGCATAGTAAAACGCACAAATTTAAGTGAGTTTAAAAACATCCGTTCAATCGGCGTTAGAGCTATAAATTTAGATGAAAATGATGAACTAGTAACAGCCCTTATCGTAGATAACGATGATATAGAAGCACCAGATATGGATGAAAATTTAAAAGAGAATTTAGATAATGCGGAGATTATGGAACTTGAAGAGATACAAAACGAAATAGATGAAAACACAGAGGTTGAGGATACTGAAACTAATGAAAAGATGCTATTTATCGTTACTAAAAAGGGTATGTGTCTTAAATTTTATGTCAATAAAGTCCGCCAAATGGGGCGAACGGCTCGTGGCGTAACTGGTATTAAATTTAAAGAACCAGGTGATGAGGTCGTGGGTGCAGCGTTTATTGAGAGTAATACACAAGAGATTTTAAGCATATCTCAAAAAGGTATCGGCAAACGCACAACTGCTGATGAGTATCGCTTGACAAACCGTGGCGGTAAGGGTGTTATATGCATGAAGTTAACTAATAAAACCGGTGATTTAATTGGCGTCGTTATGGTTGATGACGAGCAAGATCTAATGGCTTTAACTTCAAGTGGCAAGATGATACGTGTAGATATGCAAAGCATACGCAAAGCAGGGCGTAACACGAGCGGCGTTATCGTGGTAAATGTAGATGGTGATGAGGTTGTAAGCATTGCAAAATGTCCAAAAGAAGATAGTGATGATGAGCTTGATAGCGATGATGGCTTAGAATTAGAGTAA
- a CDS encoding NAD(P)-dependent oxidoreductase, whose protein sequence is MKKIAIIGANGKAGSALVTEALNQGYEVTAIVRNESYQNDKTQIIRKNLFALTKDDLVKFDVVITAFAAWSDDTRGGHTTGLIHLSDLLSNTDTRLLVVGGAGSLYTDETHAIRLMDTPEFPAEYKPTASAMAAGLDALRKRSDVKWSYLSPAAEFEPDLPRTGKYILGGEEFKLNSKGESIISYADYAIAMIDEIKNANFIQKRFSVLGE, encoded by the coding sequence ATGAAAAAAATCGCAATCATTGGAGCAAACGGCAAAGCTGGTTCAGCATTAGTCACAGAGGCTTTAAACCAAGGATATGAGGTGACCGCTATCGTTCGCAATGAGAGTTATCAAAATGACAAAACGCAGATCATCCGCAAAAATCTCTTTGCTCTAACAAAGGACGACTTAGTCAAATTTGATGTCGTTATTACCGCATTTGCAGCGTGGAGCGATGATACACGTGGCGGACATACAACAGGGTTAATACACTTAAGCGACCTGCTAAGCAACACCGACACTCGTTTGCTCGTTGTTGGCGGAGCTGGTAGCCTATACACCGATGAGACTCACGCGATTAGATTAATGGATACACCTGAGTTTCCAGCCGAGTATAAACCAACGGCAAGTGCGATGGCAGCGGGACTTGACGCACTTCGAAAACGTAGCGATGTGAAGTGGAGCTACCTATCTCCTGCGGCCGAATTTGAGCCAGATCTGCCACGCACAGGCAAGTATATTTTAGGTGGCGAAGAGTTTAAGCTAAACTCAAAGGGCGAGAGCATAATAAGCTATGCAGACTATGCTATAGCAATGATAGATGAGATAAAAAATGCAAATTTCATCCAAAAGCGTTTTAGCGTTTTGGGCGAGTAA
- a CDS encoding RrF2 family transcriptional regulator: MQIGTKFSISIHILLSAAYFKDDKVTSEFIAEGVGTNPVIVRKLMSILKSANLIITRAGVGGVSLAKAPSEISLYDVFVAVNEGENNLFKIHKNSPAACPLGGRIDALLTPHFNDAQNALNNELKGTTLQNLLNELGKR; this comes from the coding sequence ATGCAAATAGGAACAAAATTTTCAATCTCAATCCATATTTTGCTCTCAGCGGCATATTTTAAGGATGATAAAGTAACAAGCGAGTTTATCGCAGAGGGCGTTGGGACAAATCCAGTCATTGTACGTAAGTTAATGAGTATTTTAAAGTCAGCAAATTTAATAATCACAAGAGCTGGTGTAGGTGGTGTTAGTTTAGCAAAAGCACCGAGTGAGATAAGCCTATATGATGTATTTGTGGCGGTAAATGAGGGCGAAAATAACCTATTTAAAATTCATAAAAACTCCCCCGCAGCATGTCCACTCGGAGGGCGTATAGATGCACTATTAACACCACATTTTAATGACGCACAAAATGCACTAAATAACGAACTAAAGGGCACAACACTACAAAATTTACTTAATGAGTTGGGAAAAAGATAA
- a CDS encoding 2-hydroxymuconate tautomerase family protein, whose translation MPFVNIRVTKENGTPTAEQKRLLIDGVTNLLTTVLGKNRSSTVVIIDEVDTDNYGLGGESITNLRKKQAE comes from the coding sequence ATGCCATTTGTAAATATCAGAGTAACTAAAGAAAATGGCACCCCAACAGCCGAACAGAAGCGACTTTTGATAGATGGTGTTACAAATTTACTAACAACTGTGCTTGGTAAAAATCGCTCAAGTACAGTTGTTATCATAGATGAAGTAGACACGGATAACTATGGGCTTGGCGGCGAGAGCATAACAAATTTGCGTAAGAAACAAGCAGAGTAA
- a CDS encoding AAC(3) family N-acetyltransferase, translated as MSELIKNFELCKGDVVVVTGDFNRYIFQSRKKCKSIQNLLNDLIDEMIDALTPEGTLIFHTFTWDFCHGINYDIKHTKSKTGALGSVALIRDDFVRTRHPIYSFAVYGKYKDELLRLDNTSSFGDDSPFAFIHKMNAKMVIVNLSFDHSFTFVHYAEQQNLVDYRFEKTFIGGYIDELGEFSKREYSMFVRRDNVFTNLTPLEDIFLKQKIMKINIVNNNEIKIFKAKSAYEIIKKDIKENRARNLYTIKL; from the coding sequence ATGAGTGAATTGATTAAAAATTTTGAGCTTTGTAAAGGCGATGTGGTAGTTGTTACTGGTGATTTTAATAGGTATATTTTTCAATCAAGAAAAAAGTGTAAAAGTATACAAAATCTATTAAATGATCTTATTGATGAAATGATAGACGCTCTTACACCAGAAGGAACGTTGATATTTCATACATTTACTTGGGATTTTTGTCATGGCATAAACTATGATATAAAACATACAAAGTCAAAAACAGGAGCTTTGGGGAGTGTAGCTTTGATACGAGATGACTTTGTTAGAACTAGACATCCTATATACTCATTTGCTGTGTATGGAAAATACAAAGATGAGCTACTAAGACTAGATAATACGAGCTCATTTGGAGATGATTCTCCATTTGCATTTATCCATAAAATGAATGCAAAAATGGTGATTGTAAATTTGTCATTTGATCATTCATTTACATTTGTACATTATGCTGAGCAACAAAATTTAGTTGATTATAGATTTGAAAAGACCTTTATTGGCGGATATATAGACGAGCTTGGAGAGTTTAGCAAGCGAGAATACTCAATGTTTGTTAGGCGAGATAATGTTTTTACGAATTTAACGCCACTTGAAGATATTTTTCTTAAGCAGAAAATAATGAAAATAAATATAGTAAATAATAACGAAATAAAGATATTTAAAGCAAAATCAGCATATGAGATAATCAAAAAAGACATAAAAGAGAATAGGGCAAGAAATTTATACACTATTAAGCTTTAA
- a CDS encoding YajG family lipoprotein: MMRNLKFIIVFIFVAIFSGCSPTQSVLNLDPYKTSIVSSKSSKDVLIKNIYDNRKNKSTVATITDSKGGVDEYVVLQNDISSWFKTSLESELKSRGANIGSMGGVVIDVYINELGANMSGYSQDNMKGNIKITLKITKGEQNIIKNIADNQSKFQLIRTGGAFKPFLQDMLNDTIRRCAEQILNN, encoded by the coding sequence ATGATGAGAAATTTAAAATTTATAATAGTATTTATTTTTGTAGCGATATTTAGCGGTTGTTCGCCGACTCAAAGTGTGTTAAATTTAGATCCTTACAAGACAAGTATCGTATCATCAAAAAGCTCAAAAGATGTTTTGATAAAAAATATCTATGATAACCGCAAAAATAAAAGTACAGTAGCCACCATCACCGATAGCAAGGGTGGTGTGGATGAGTATGTGGTATTGCAAAATGATATATCAAGTTGGTTTAAAACGTCTCTTGAGAGTGAGTTAAAATCACGTGGAGCAAATATCGGAAGTATGGGTGGGGTGGTTATTGATGTGTATATAAACGAGCTTGGTGCAAATATGAGTGGCTACTCGCAAGATAATATGAAAGGTAATATCAAGATAACGCTTAAAATCACAAAAGGTGAGCAAAATATCATAAAAAATATCGCAGATAATCAAAGCAAATTCCAGCTTATACGCACAGGCGGGGCATTTAAGCCATTTTTGCAAGATATGTTAAATGATACGATAAGGCGATGTGCGGAGCAAATTTTAAATAACTAA
- a CDS encoding ComF family protein: MRCFSCSCFTFGVFCRSCREILSTPNVAVREVKDRQNELRIYSFYDYSDIKCLIHSKHQMHGLFAYKALANLSFKQFALNFTTQTPLNVVPIDDRIIHGYSHTAILARAMKSLNLKPLYRCLHATSHISYSGQTLKFRQNNPRKFKLLNHPKYPVILVDDIITTGTTLLEAKTTLERNGFDVLCGIVLADARY; encoded by the coding sequence ATGCGTTGTTTTAGTTGCAGTTGTTTTACATTTGGGGTGTTTTGTAGGAGTTGTCGTGAAATTTTATCTACCCCAAATGTGGCTGTGCGTGAAGTAAAAGATAGGCAAAATGAGCTAAGAATTTATAGCTTTTATGATTACTCTGATATAAAATGTCTTATTCATTCAAAACACCAAATGCACGGACTTTTTGCCTATAAGGCATTGGCAAATTTAAGTTTTAAACAATTTGCTTTAAATTTTACCACTCAAACTCCATTAAATGTCGTACCAATAGATGACCGCATAATACACGGCTACTCACATACGGCGATACTTGCACGTGCGATGAAGTCTTTAAATTTAAAGCCACTTTACCGCTGTTTGCACGCTACTTCACATATTAGCTATAGCGGGCAGACGCTTAAATTTCGGCAAAATAATCCAAGGAAATTCAAACTCTTAAATCACCCAAAATACCCAGTTATCTTAGTAGATGATATCATAACCACAGGCACAACGCTGCTTGAAGCCAAAACAACGCTTGAACGAAATGGTTTTGATGTGCTCTGTGGCATTGTTTTAGCTGATGCGAGATACTAA
- a CDS encoding cupin domain-containing protein, translated as MSNYKIVSIPSEPRVELKNILSLSGCEATINELSANTSVPFVHTHKQNEELYIVLSGSGVLFIDGDEIALKQGDAIRIDPVGKRCFKALDSGMKYICIQAKKDSLELYTDSDGELVNDVKPSWL; from the coding sequence ATGTCAAATTATAAGATCGTATCAATCCCAAGTGAGCCAAGAGTTGAACTAAAAAATATTCTAAGCTTAAGTGGCTGTGAAGCTACTATAAACGAACTATCAGCAAATACGAGTGTGCCTTTCGTGCATACACACAAGCAAAACGAGGAGCTTTACATAGTGCTTAGCGGAAGTGGAGTGCTTTTTATAGACGGCGATGAGATAGCCCTAAAACAAGGCGACGCTATCCGCATAGATCCAGTTGGCAAAAGGTGCTTTAAAGCTTTAGATAGTGGTATGAAATACATCTGTATCCAAGCCAAAAAAGATAGCTTAGAGCTATATACTGATAGCGATGGCGAGTTAGTAAATGATGTAAAACCAAGCTGGCTGTGA
- the lepA gene encoding translation elongation factor 4 → MKNIRNFSIIAHIDHGKSTLADRLISECGAVSEREMSSQIMDTMDIEKERGITIKAQSVRLNYTLNGEKFIINLIDTPGHVDFSYEVSRSLASCEGALLVVDASQGVEAQTIANVYIALENNLEIIPVINKIDLPAADPQRVKDEIEHIIGLDCTNAIEVSAKTGVGIKELLEAIVTRIPAPSGDIQKPLKTLIYDSWFDNYLGALSLVRVYDGEINKNDEILVMGTGKKHIVLDLMYPNPIAPIKTPKIGAGEVGIVVLGLKNVSDVQVGDTITLSKNPTKEPVGGFERAKPFVFAGIYPIETDKFEDLRDALDKLKLNDSSISYEPETSIALGFGFRVGFLGLLHMEVIKERLEREFGLDLIATAPTVTYEVVQTDGVILQIQNPSQLPAVNKIEMIKEPYVKATIITPSEFLGNIITLLNNRRAVQTKMDYITPERVLLEYDIPMNEIVMDFYDKLKSSTKGYASFDYEPSDYRVGDLVKLDIKVAGEAVDALSIIVPESKAASKGRDFVKAMKEIVPRQLFEVAIQASIGNKVIARENVKSMGKNVTAKCYGGDITRKRKLLEKQKEGKKRMKAIGKVNLPQEAFLSVLKID, encoded by the coding sequence ATGAAAAATATACGAAATTTTAGCATCATAGCTCATATAGATCACGGCAAAAGCACCTTAGCAGATAGGCTTATTAGCGAGTGTGGGGCTGTGAGTGAGCGTGAGATGAGTAGCCAGATAATGGACACGATGGATATAGAAAAAGAGCGTGGTATCACGATAAAAGCACAGTCTGTGAGACTAAACTACACGCTAAATGGCGAAAAATTTATCATAAATTTAATAGATACACCAGGACATGTGGATTTTAGCTACGAGGTTTCACGCTCACTAGCAAGTTGTGAGGGAGCGTTGCTAGTAGTTGATGCTTCTCAGGGCGTTGAGGCTCAAACGATTGCAAACGTCTATATCGCACTTGAAAATAACTTAGAAATCATCCCGGTGATAAATAAAATAGACCTTCCAGCTGCCGATCCGCAACGTGTAAAGGATGAGATAGAACATATCATAGGGCTTGACTGCACGAATGCGATTGAAGTGAGTGCAAAGACTGGCGTAGGCATAAAAGAGCTACTTGAGGCTATAGTTACACGCATACCAGCACCAAGTGGTGATATACAAAAACCCCTAAAAACGCTTATATACGATAGCTGGTTTGATAACTATCTAGGGGCGTTATCGCTTGTGCGTGTCTATGATGGAGAGATAAATAAAAATGATGAAATTTTAGTGATGGGAACTGGTAAGAAACACATTGTACTAGATCTAATGTATCCAAATCCGATTGCACCGATAAAAACGCCTAAAATAGGAGCAGGTGAAGTCGGCATAGTCGTACTTGGACTTAAAAATGTAAGTGACGTTCAGGTTGGCGACACTATAACCTTATCGAAAAATCCGACGAAAGAACCTGTTGGCGGATTTGAGCGAGCAAAACCATTTGTATTTGCAGGGATTTATCCGATAGAGACTGATAAATTTGAAGATCTTCGTGACGCACTTGATAAACTAAAGCTAAACGATAGCTCTATAAGCTATGAGCCTGAGACATCTATTGCACTTGGATTTGGCTTTAGAGTGGGATTTTTAGGTCTTTTGCATATGGAGGTTATTAAAGAGCGACTTGAGCGTGAGTTTGGACTTGATCTTATCGCCACAGCACCGACAGTTACTTATGAAGTGGTGCAAACTGACGGTGTTATCTTGCAAATTCAAAACCCCAGTCAGCTTCCAGCGGTCAATAAAATAGAGATGATAAAAGAGCCTTATGTAAAAGCAACTATCATCACACCAAGCGAGTTTTTGGGTAACATAATTACACTTTTAAACAACCGCCGAGCAGTGCAGACAAAGATGGATTATATCACTCCTGAACGTGTGTTGCTTGAGTATGATATACCGATGAATGAAATAGTTATGGACTTTTATGATAAACTTAAAAGCTCTACAAAGGGTTATGCGAGTTTTGATTATGAGCCGAGTGATTATAGGGTTGGTGATCTTGTAAAGCTTGATATAAAAGTCGCTGGAGAGGCAGTAGATGCACTCTCTATCATAGTGCCAGAGTCAAAGGCGGCTAGTAAAGGTAGAGACTTTGTTAAGGCTATGAAAGAGATAGTTCCGCGTCAACTTTTTGAAGTGGCGATACAAGCAAGCATTGGCAACAAGGTCATTGCACGTGAAAATGTCAAGTCAATGGGTAAAAACGTAACAGCTAAGTGCTACGGTGGTGACATTACACGTAAAAGGAAGCTACTTGAAAAGCAGAAAGAGGGGAAAAAGCGTATGAAAGCAATCGGCAAGGTAAATTTACCACAAGAAGCGTTTTTAAGCGTGTTAAAGATTGATTAG